The stretch of DNA CCACCAAGGAGGAGGGACGCGGCACGGGGCTCGGCCTCGCCATGGTGTACGGCTTTGCCAAGCAATCCGGCGGCACGGTGGTGATCGAATCGCGGGCCGGCCACGGCACCACCGTCCGGCTCTACTTCCCGATGAGCGACAGCGAGGAGCGCCCGGCCCCGGGCCCGGGCCATCGCGCGCTTCACCGCGAGGGCACCGAGACGATCCTGATCGTCGACGACCGCCGCGACGTCGCGGAACTCGCCCGGGCGATCCTGCGCGATTTCGGCTACACGACGCTGCTCGCCACCGATGGGCGCCAGGCCCTCGAACTGCTCGACGGCGGCGACCGGGTCGATCTCCTGTTCTCCGACCTGATCATGCCCGGCGGCATGAACGGCGTGATGCTGGCCCGCGAGGCGCGCCGCCGCCAGCCCCGCCTCAAGGTGCTGCTCACCACCGGCTACGCCGAGGCCTCGATCGAGCGCACCGATGCCGGCGGCAGCGAGTTCGAGATCATCAACAAGCCCTATCGCCGGATGGAGCTGGCGCGCCGGGTGCGGGCGGTGCTGGATGGGCCGACCGGGGTGACCTGAGGCGCGCCGGCACCGACGGACGGGAGGAGGACGCCGATGCCGCATCGCCCGACACGCCGCGTGATGCTCGGCACCCTCGCGGCCGGCCTCCTGGCGCCCAGGCCCGTGCAGGCGACCTGCCTCCTGACCCCGCAGGCGGTCGAGGGCCCGTTCTACCTCGATCCCCGCCTGCTCCGATCGGACATCCGGGAGGACCGGGACGGCACGCCCCTCGGGGTCGCCTTGCAGGTCGTGACCTTGCGCGATTGCGTCGCCCTGCCGGCGGCCCGCGTCGATCTCTGGCATGCGGACGCGCAGGGGCGTTATTCAGGCTATGCCGGCCAGGGCGATCGCGCCGCGTCCACCATCGGCCGGACCTTCCTGCGCGGCACCCAGGTCGCCGACGCGACCGGTCGGGTGGCGTTCCGGACGATCTATCCGGGCTGGTATCCGGGCCGCACGCCCCACCTGCACGTGAAGGTGATCCTGGGCGGCCGGACGGCGCTCACCGGTCAGATCTACTTCCCCGACGCGGTGAGCGAGGCGATCTATGCGGCGTCCGCCTATGCGGGCCGTCCCCAGCGCGGCCGGATCGGCAATGCCCGCGACCTCCTCCTGCGCCAGGACGATCCCGAGGGCCGGGCATCGCGGAGGTGCGCCGGCTGGGCGGGGGCTACGAGGCGGCGCTGACGCTGGTGGTGAAGGGGGCGTGAGGAACCCCGCGGCGTCGCGGCCGCGGGGAACCGGATCGGCAGGCTGAAGGGCGGCCGGAATTCGGCCGCCCCTGGCCTCACGCCTTCATCGCGGTCTTCAGGTTCTCGTCGATCTTGTCGAGGAAGCCGGTGGTCGAGAGCCACTTCTGGTCGGGGCCGACGAGGAGCGCGAGGTCCTTGGTCATGAAGCCGGCCTCGACGGTGTCGACGCAGACCTTCTCCAGGGTCTCGGCGAACTTGGCGAGGTCGGCATTCGAGTCGAGCTTGGCGCGGTGCGACAGGCCGCGGGTCCAGGCGAAGATCGACGCGATCGAGTTGGTCGAGGTCTCCTTGCCCTTCTGGTGCTCGCGGTAGTGGCGGGTCACCGTGCCGTGGGCGGCCTCGGCCTCGACGGTCTGGCCGTCGGGGGTGAGCAGCACCGAGGTCATCAGGCCGAGCGAGCCGAAGCCCTGCGCCACGGTGTCCGACTGCACGTCGCCATCGTAGTTCTTGCACGCCCAGACGTAGCCGCCGGACCACTTCAGGGCCGAGGCGACCATGTCGTCGATCAGGCGGTGCTCGTAGGTGATGCCGGCCGACTGGAACCGCGACTTGAACTCGGCCTCGTACACCTCCTCGAAGATGTCCTTGAACCGGCCGTCATAGGCCTTGAGGATGGTGTTCTTGGTCGAGAGGTAGACCGGGAACTTGCGGGCGAGGCCATAGTTCATCGAGGCGCGGGCGAAGTCGCGGATCGATTCGTCGAGGTTGTACATCGACAGGGCGACGCCGGCGCCCGGGAACTTGAACACCTCGCGCTCGATGACGGTGCCGTCGTCGCCCTCGAACCTGACCGTCATGCGGCCCTTGCCCGGCACCTTGAAGTCGGTGGCGCGGTACTGGTCGCCATAGGCGTGGCGGCCGACCACGATCGGCTGGGTCCAGCCCGGCACCAGGCGCGGCACGTTCTTGCAGATGATCGGCTCGCGGAAGATCACGCCCCCGAGGATGTTGCGGATCGTGCCGTTCGGCGACTTCCACATCTCCTTGAGGTTGAACTCCTTCACCCGGGCCTCGTCCGGGGTGATGGTGGCGCACTTGACGCCGACGCCGTGCTTCTTGATCGCCTCGGCGGCCTCGATCGTCACCTTGTCGTTGGTGGCGTCGCGGTGCTCGACTCCGAGATCGTAGTATTCCAGCGGAACGTCGAGGTAGGGATGGATCAGCTTGTCCTTGATGGACTGCCAGATGATCCGGGTCATCTCGTCGCCGTCGAGCTCGACGACGGGGTTCGCCACCTTGATCTTCGCCATGTCTGATCCAGCCTTCCGTGATCCGGGAGCCGTCCCCATGCCTGCGTTGGCTAAGCGGCCGGCCGTGGCGCGGTCATAGCGCGCTGCACAAACAGGGGGAAGCGCCGGGAGGGAATGGATTTTCGAGGCTGTCACGAAAAAAGCCCCGGCGCGGGGCACCGGGGCTGCAAGGAGGTCCGCCCTACCAACACGGATCGGGGGCCATGAGTTCCCGAGCCGGTTCCCGAGCCGGCGCGATGCCCCTTCGCGATCCGGGCGCCAAGCCTTATGTGCCGGCGATCCGTCCCGTTCGACACCGCTCCCCATGACCGATCCCACACCGCCCCGCCCCGTCATCATCCTGGTCGAGCCGCAACTCGCCGAGAATATCGGCATGACCGCCCGCGCGATGGGGAATTTCGGGCTCGACACCCTGCGCATCGTCAACCCGAAGGGCGGCTGGCCGATGAAGGGCGTGCGCGAGACGGCGTCGAGCGCCACCCACGTCCTCGACGGCACGACCGTCTTTCCCACGGTTCCCGAGGCATTGGGCGACCTGCATTACGTGCTCGCCACCACGGCGCGGGAACGGGGCCAGATGAAGCGGGTCTTCGGGCCCGACGACGGGATGGCGGAGGCGGCCGGGCGCCTTGCCGCAGGAGAAAAGGTCGGCATCCTGTTCGGGCGCGAGCGGGTCGGGCTGTCGAACGACGAGGTCTCCCTGGCGGATGCCATCGTCACCTTCCCGGTCGATCCGGAGCATTCCTCGCTCAACCTCGCCCAGAGCGTGCTCCTCATGGGCTACGAGTGGCGGCGGGCGGCGG from Methylobacterium aquaticum encodes:
- a CDS encoding intradiol ring-cleavage dioxygenase yields the protein MPHRPTRRVMLGTLAAGLLAPRPVQATCLLTPQAVEGPFYLDPRLLRSDIREDRDGTPLGVALQVVTLRDCVALPAARVDLWHADAQGRYSGYAGQGDRAASTIGRTFLRGTQVADATGRVAFRTIYPGWYPGRTPHLHVKVILGGRTALTGQIYFPDAVSEAIYAASAYAGRPQRGRIGNARDLLLRQDDPEGRASRRCAGWAGATRRR
- a CDS encoding NADP-dependent isocitrate dehydrogenase, with the translated sequence MAKIKVANPVVELDGDEMTRIIWQSIKDKLIHPYLDVPLEYYDLGVEHRDATNDKVTIEAAEAIKKHGVGVKCATITPDEARVKEFNLKEMWKSPNGTIRNILGGVIFREPIICKNVPRLVPGWTQPIVVGRHAYGDQYRATDFKVPGKGRMTVRFEGDDGTVIEREVFKFPGAGVALSMYNLDESIRDFARASMNYGLARKFPVYLSTKNTILKAYDGRFKDIFEEVYEAEFKSRFQSAGITYEHRLIDDMVASALKWSGGYVWACKNYDGDVQSDTVAQGFGSLGLMTSVLLTPDGQTVEAEAAHGTVTRHYREHQKGKETSTNSIASIFAWTRGLSHRAKLDSNADLAKFAETLEKVCVDTVEAGFMTKDLALLVGPDQKWLSTTGFLDKIDENLKTAMKA
- a CDS encoding RNA methyltransferase produces the protein MTDPTPPRPVIILVEPQLAENIGMTARAMGNFGLDTLRIVNPKGGWPMKGVRETASSATHVLDGTTVFPTVPEALGDLHYVLATTARERGQMKRVFGPDDGMAEAAGRLAAGEKVGILFGRERVGLSNDEVSLADAIVTFPVDPEHSSLNLAQSVLLMGYEWRRAAGRAVLPFSGEMRSGPAPRGALISLFENLEAELDAAGYYPPAKRDGMIRNMRDMFHRMAMTEQDVKSFRGALRALARRPPDE